In one Lycium barbarum isolate Lr01 chromosome 7, ASM1917538v2, whole genome shotgun sequence genomic region, the following are encoded:
- the LOC132603783 gene encoding soluble inorganic pyrophosphatase PPA1 isoform X1, whose product MLRFSHVIIVSRGLPGIIKMSTENGDELSPQRRAPRLNERILSSLSRRSVAAHPWHDLEIGPEAPSVFNVVIEISKGSKVKYELDKKTGLIKVDRILYSSVVYPQNYGFIPRTLCEDNDPMDVLVLMQEPVLPGCFLRARAIGLMPMIDQGEKDDKIIAVCADDPEYRHYTDIKQLPPHRLAEIRRFFEDYKKNENKEVAVDDFLPPSSAVDAIQYSMDLYAEYILHSLRK is encoded by the exons ATGCTTCGATTTAGTCATGTGATCATTGTTTCAAGAG GTTTACCAGGAATCATAAAAATGAGCACTGAAAACGGTGATGAACTATCTCCACAAAGACGTGCCCCTCGTTTGAATGAGAGGATCCTGTCATCTTTGTCCAGGAGGTCTGTTGCTGCCCATCCTTGGCACGACCTCGAGATAG GACCCGAAGCTCCAAGCGTCTTCAATGTT GTCATTGAGATATCAAAAGGAAGCAAAGTCAAATATGAGCTGGACAAGAAAACTGGTCTTATTAAG GTTGATCGCATCCTGTATTCTTCAGTGGTTTACCCTCAGAACTATGGCTTCATTCCCCGAACACTGTGTGAAGATAATGACCCAATGGATGTATTAGTCCTCATGCAG GAACCTGTCCTCCCAGGTTGTTTCCTTCGAGCTAGGGCAATAGGTCTGATGCCTATGATTGATCAG GGAGAGAAAGATGATAAGATCATAGCAGTGTGCGCTGATGATCCAGAATATCGCCACTACACTGATATAAAGCAGCTTCCCCCTCACCGCCTAGCTGAAATTCGCCGCTTTTTTGAAGATT AcaagaaaaatgaaaacaaaGAGGTGGCTGTTGACGATTTTCTGCCTCCAAGTTCTGCTGTCGATGCCATCCAGTACTCCAT GGACCTGTATGCCGAATACATATTACACAGCTTGAGGAAGTGA
- the LOC132603783 gene encoding soluble inorganic pyrophosphatase PPA1 isoform X2, with translation MSTENGDELSPQRRAPRLNERILSSLSRRSVAAHPWHDLEIGPEAPSVFNVVIEISKGSKVKYELDKKTGLIKVDRILYSSVVYPQNYGFIPRTLCEDNDPMDVLVLMQEPVLPGCFLRARAIGLMPMIDQGEKDDKIIAVCADDPEYRHYTDIKQLPPHRLAEIRRFFEDYKKNENKEVAVDDFLPPSSAVDAIQYSMDLYAEYILHSLRK, from the exons ATGAGCACTGAAAACGGTGATGAACTATCTCCACAAAGACGTGCCCCTCGTTTGAATGAGAGGATCCTGTCATCTTTGTCCAGGAGGTCTGTTGCTGCCCATCCTTGGCACGACCTCGAGATAG GACCCGAAGCTCCAAGCGTCTTCAATGTT GTCATTGAGATATCAAAAGGAAGCAAAGTCAAATATGAGCTGGACAAGAAAACTGGTCTTATTAAG GTTGATCGCATCCTGTATTCTTCAGTGGTTTACCCTCAGAACTATGGCTTCATTCCCCGAACACTGTGTGAAGATAATGACCCAATGGATGTATTAGTCCTCATGCAG GAACCTGTCCTCCCAGGTTGTTTCCTTCGAGCTAGGGCAATAGGTCTGATGCCTATGATTGATCAG GGAGAGAAAGATGATAAGATCATAGCAGTGTGCGCTGATGATCCAGAATATCGCCACTACACTGATATAAAGCAGCTTCCCCCTCACCGCCTAGCTGAAATTCGCCGCTTTTTTGAAGATT AcaagaaaaatgaaaacaaaGAGGTGGCTGTTGACGATTTTCTGCCTCCAAGTTCTGCTGTCGATGCCATCCAGTACTCCAT GGACCTGTATGCCGAATACATATTACACAGCTTGAGGAAGTGA